A part of Periophthalmus magnuspinnatus isolate fPerMag1 chromosome 19, fPerMag1.2.pri, whole genome shotgun sequence genomic DNA contains:
- the dnajb12b gene encoding dnaJ homolog subfamily B member 12b has product MEVNRDEAERCIDIAAEALAQDQPDRARRFLEKAQRLFPTEKARALQELIEKNGFRTRNNNHTHFSSTPEPRQRHQSPREHPTSPQDPKLDQERTSESPKSYTAEQVEAVRRVKRCTDFYEILGVQKDASEDELKRSYRKLALKFHPDKNHAPGATEAFKAIGNAYAVLSNSSKRRQYDEYGEERTHPHRPGTNHNTAFEADISPEDLFNMFFGGGYPTSNGHVYSHTRTRYQRPPPRRERQRDGGLALFVQVMPILILVIVSALTQLMGHSPAYSLSYRPSAGYSHKRLTEKLRVPYFVGEHFSKEWSGGHLKNLERSVEEDYISNLRNNCWKEKQQKEGMLYRARYFGDSDLYERAQRARTPSCAKLSEISASIH; this is encoded by the exons ATGGAGGTGAACCGGGACGAGGCGGAGCGCTGCATCGACATCGCAGCGGAGGCTCTGGCCCAGGACCAGCCCGACAGAGCGCGGCGGTTCCTGGAGAAGGCGCAGAGACTGTTCCCGACGGAGAAAGCCCGAG CTTTACAGGAGCTAATCGAGAAGAACGGATTCAGAACGAGGAATAACAACCACACGCACTTCAGCTCGACGCCAGAGCCGAGACAGAGACACCAAAGTCCTCGAGAACATCCAACGTCTCCACAGGATCCAAAACTGGACCAGGAGAGAACATCAGAAAGCCCCAAGTCCTACACGGCGGAGCAAGTGGAGGCGGTCCGCAG GGTGAAGCGGTGCACGGACTTCTACGAGATCCTGGGGGTGCAGAAGGACGCCTCCGAGGACGAGCTCAAACGCTCCTACAGGAAACTGGCTCTGAAGTTCCACCCGGACAAGAACCACGCGCCCGGGGCAACCGAGgcttttaaag CCATCGGAAACGCGTACGCCGTCCTGAGTAACTCGTCCAAGCGCAGACAGTACGATGAATACGGCGAGGAGAGGACACACCCCCACAGGCCAGGGACCAATCACAACACGGCGTTTGAAGCGGACATCTCTCCTGAGGACCTGTTCAACATGTTCTTCGGAGGAGGATACCCCACAA GTAACGGTCATGTGTACAGCCACACCAGGACCAGATACCAGAGACCTCCTCCCAGAAGAGAACGACAGAGAGAC ggcGGCCTCGCTCTCTTTGTTCAGGTGATGCCGATCCTGATCCTGGTCATTGTCTCTGCTCTGACTCAGCTGATGGGCCACAGTCCAGCGTACAGCCTCAGCTACAGGCC GTCGGCCGGTTACTCCCACAAACGTTTGACGGAGAAGCTGAGGGTGCCGTACTTCGTGGGGGAGCATTTCTCTAAAGAATGGAGCGGAGGACACCTGAAAAACCTGGAGCGGAGTGTGGAGGAGGACTACATCTCCAACCTGCGCAACAACTGCTGGAAAGAGAAACAGCAGA AGGAGGGCATGTTGTACCGAGCGCGATACTTTGGGGACTCGGACTTGTACGAGAGAGCTCAGAGGGCTCGGACACCCAGCTGTGCCAAACTGTCGGAGATATCGGCGTCTATCCACTGA